The following are encoded in a window of Streptomyces sp. 11x1 genomic DNA:
- a CDS encoding long-chain fatty acid--CoA ligase — MRNQGLGSWPARRARMAPEATAVVHDGGSLSYGELASRVTRLAHALRALGVGHGDRVAYLGANHPALAETLFAANALGAVFVPLNTRLAAPELAFILGDSGAPVLVFGAELTDIVDAFRGDVEVKHYVEVGKAYEELLASAPDNPLDETVGLDEVCMIQYTSGTSGRPKGVMLTHANIAWNCFNILLDVDIASDDVALVVAPMFHTAALNTVFLPGFLKGGTSVLMRGFDPERVLDVIAEHRVTRMFGVPAMYQAMARSSRWATADLSSIRILMCAAAPVPKALIHTYQDRGLTFLQAYGLTETAPAALGLRAPDSIRKAGSAGTPCFFTDVRVVRPDLTDVAPGEVGEVIIEGLNVMKGYWQWPEATKDAFVEGSWFRSGDAATVDEEGYVTIVDRIKDMYISGGENVYPAEVEQLIYQHPAVAECAVIGVPDERWGEVGRALVVPRAGADVSPDDIMDTLSGRLAKYKLPKSVVLVDALPRNATGKILKARLRSQYGPLSDRGAEET; from the coding sequence ATGCGCAATCAAGGGCTCGGCTCGTGGCCCGCGCGGCGCGCCCGCATGGCACCGGAGGCCACCGCCGTCGTGCACGACGGTGGATCCCTGTCCTACGGAGAGCTGGCCTCGCGCGTGACGCGGCTCGCTCACGCCCTGCGTGCCCTGGGGGTGGGCCACGGCGACCGGGTGGCCTACCTGGGCGCGAACCATCCGGCCCTGGCGGAGACCCTGTTCGCCGCGAACGCGCTGGGTGCCGTCTTCGTCCCGCTCAACACCCGCCTCGCGGCACCCGAGTTGGCCTTCATCCTGGGCGACTCGGGAGCGCCGGTGCTGGTGTTCGGGGCCGAACTCACCGACATCGTCGACGCGTTCAGGGGCGACGTCGAGGTGAAGCACTACGTCGAGGTGGGGAAGGCGTACGAGGAGCTACTCGCGAGCGCGCCGGACAACCCCCTGGACGAGACGGTCGGCCTCGATGAGGTGTGCATGATCCAGTACACCTCGGGCACCAGCGGCCGTCCCAAGGGCGTCATGCTCACCCACGCCAACATCGCCTGGAACTGCTTCAACATCCTGCTGGACGTGGACATCGCCTCCGACGACGTCGCTCTGGTGGTGGCACCGATGTTCCACACCGCCGCCCTCAACACCGTCTTCCTGCCGGGCTTCCTCAAAGGAGGGACGTCGGTGCTGATGCGCGGTTTCGACCCGGAACGGGTGCTCGACGTCATCGCCGAGCACCGGGTGACGAGGATGTTCGGCGTGCCCGCGATGTACCAGGCCATGGCCCGGTCGTCGCGGTGGGCGACGGCCGACCTGTCGTCGATCCGGATCCTGATGTGCGCGGCGGCACCCGTACCCAAGGCCCTCATCCACACATACCAGGACCGTGGCCTGACCTTCCTCCAGGCGTACGGCCTGACCGAGACCGCTCCCGCCGCGCTGGGCCTGCGCGCACCGGACAGCATCCGCAAGGCCGGCTCGGCCGGCACACCCTGCTTCTTCACCGACGTACGCGTGGTACGGCCCGACCTCACCGATGTCGCACCGGGCGAGGTCGGCGAGGTGATCATCGAGGGCCTCAACGTGATGAAGGGCTACTGGCAGTGGCCCGAAGCGACCAAGGACGCCTTCGTTGAAGGAAGTTGGTTCCGCTCCGGAGACGCGGCCACTGTCGACGAGGAGGGGTACGTCACGATCGTCGACCGAATCAAGGACATGTACATCTCCGGCGGGGAGAACGTCTATCCGGCCGAGGTCGAGCAACTCATCTACCAGCATCCCGCGGTCGCCGAATGCGCGGTGATCGGCGTACCCGACGAACGATGGGGCGAAGTGGGCAGAGCGCTGGTCGTGCCCCGCGCGGGCGCCGACGTGTCGCCCGACGACATCATGGACACCCTGTCCGGCCGACTCGCCAAGTACAAGCTCCCCAAGTCGGTCGTCCTCGTCGACGCCCTGCCCCGCAACGCCACCGGCAAGATCCTCAAGGCCCGCCTGCGCAGCCAGTACGGCCCCCTGTCGGACCGCGGCGCCGAGGAGACATGA
- a CDS encoding flavin reductase family protein, translated as MNRSTSAATTPGGPADDPGRFRHVLGHHPTGVTVVTAKEPDGTPVGMVIGSFTSVSLDPPLVAFFPGCSSTTWPRIMAGGAFCVNVLAAGQEDLCRDVSAKAPDVFERHPWRGAPSGSPVLAGAAAWIDCDIADVWTLGDHYFVLGRVRELGVEKTGVSPLVFSRGRLAPLPPRRDHDESADYTWPDWL; from the coding sequence GTGAACCGGTCGACGTCCGCCGCGACGACGCCCGGCGGCCCGGCGGACGACCCCGGCCGGTTCCGGCACGTGCTCGGCCACCACCCGACGGGTGTCACGGTGGTCACCGCGAAGGAACCCGACGGCACCCCGGTCGGCATGGTCATCGGCTCGTTCACCTCGGTGTCCCTCGACCCTCCGCTCGTCGCGTTCTTCCCCGGCTGCTCCTCCACCACCTGGCCGAGGATCATGGCCGGCGGCGCCTTCTGCGTGAACGTGCTGGCCGCCGGCCAGGAGGACCTCTGCCGGGACGTCAGCGCCAAGGCACCCGACGTATTCGAGCGCCACCCGTGGCGCGGCGCGCCCTCGGGCAGCCCCGTCCTGGCGGGCGCCGCCGCCTGGATCGACTGCGACATCGCCGACGTGTGGACCCTCGGCGACCACTACTTCGTCCTCGGCCGCGTCCGGGAACTCGGGGTGGAGAAGACCGGCGTCTCGCCGCTGGTCTTCTCCCGGGGGCGGCTCGCGCCGCTGCCGCCCCGCCGGGACCACGACGAATCCGCCGACTACACCTGGCCCGACTGGCTCTGA
- a CDS encoding acyl-CoA dehydrogenase family protein — protein MSETTEAAEKMIEIPQPEPDLTPEELVRRAVGMRAWLRDHQDETEQRTGISEDTHKAFQEAGFYRSLQPRRFGGYEFDLRTYSRMVTEVARGCPSSGWNLCLAASHSLVVAGRFPESTQREVFGPDGDFRAPLPIAPSATATRTPDGYLVNGRWDYSSGVNVSTHFLGGVLIIDEEGGMPTPGMVLVPSGWRMLDNWGEILGFRGSGSNSVVAEDVLVPQEYVSRTHLAASDATDGPGGELHGNPMYAGRLMSFFNIQLCSIVAGTAWAAVDEYRRIITTKNSPLPPFKPRSHDPEHQRNLGLATALADSAQRIILSVTDDYTAYAARGLAGGEPFSELDDQALSLTARQSGQLACQAVEMLASASGSSALANGQRMQRYLRDIATYKTHINAQHSWWATGYARSLLGVENPA, from the coding sequence TTGTCCGAGACAACCGAGGCAGCCGAGAAAATGATCGAGATTCCGCAGCCGGAGCCGGACCTGACACCGGAGGAACTGGTGCGCCGGGCCGTCGGCATGAGGGCCTGGCTTCGTGATCATCAGGACGAGACCGAACAGCGGACCGGCATCTCCGAGGACACGCACAAGGCGTTCCAAGAGGCGGGTTTCTACCGGTCCCTCCAGCCACGCCGCTTCGGCGGCTACGAGTTCGACCTGCGGACCTACTCCCGGATGGTCACCGAGGTGGCCCGCGGCTGTCCGTCCAGCGGCTGGAACCTGTGTCTGGCCGCCTCCCACAGCCTGGTGGTGGCCGGCCGCTTCCCCGAGAGCACCCAGCGCGAGGTGTTCGGGCCGGACGGTGACTTCCGGGCCCCGCTGCCGATCGCCCCGAGCGCCACCGCGACGAGGACCCCCGACGGATACCTGGTCAACGGCCGCTGGGACTACTCCTCCGGAGTCAACGTCTCCACGCACTTCCTGGGTGGCGTGCTCATCATCGACGAAGAGGGCGGCATGCCCACGCCGGGCATGGTGCTCGTGCCCTCCGGCTGGCGGATGCTCGACAACTGGGGCGAGATCCTGGGCTTCCGCGGCAGCGGCTCCAACAGCGTCGTGGCCGAGGACGTCCTCGTACCGCAGGAGTACGTGTCCAGGACCCACCTCGCGGCGAGCGACGCCACCGACGGACCGGGTGGGGAACTGCACGGGAACCCGATGTACGCGGGCCGGCTGATGTCGTTCTTCAACATCCAGCTGTGTTCGATCGTGGCGGGCACCGCCTGGGCCGCGGTCGACGAGTACCGGCGGATCATCACCACCAAGAACAGCCCGCTGCCGCCCTTCAAGCCGCGCAGCCACGATCCGGAACACCAGCGCAACCTCGGCCTGGCCACGGCCCTGGCCGACAGCGCGCAGCGGATCATCCTGTCGGTCACCGACGACTACACCGCCTACGCGGCCCGGGGCCTGGCAGGGGGCGAGCCCTTCTCCGAACTGGACGACCAGGCCCTCTCCCTCACGGCCCGGCAGTCCGGCCAACTCGCCTGCCAGGCCGTCGAGATGCTGGCCTCGGCCAGTGGCTCCAGCGCGCTGGCGAACGGCCAGCGCATGCAGCGGTACCTGCGCGACATCGCCACGTACAAGACGCACATCAACGCCCAGCACAGCTGGTGGGCCACGGGATACGCCCGCTCCCTGCTCGGCGTGGAGAACCCGGCGTGA